In Apostichopus japonicus isolate 1M-3 chromosome 5, ASM3797524v1, whole genome shotgun sequence, a single window of DNA contains:
- the LOC139967312 gene encoding ileal sodium/bile acid cotransporter-like translates to MAEAVRRAPWLHLPYVCYISMLLLGIAHADCRLENYQQNENSTSLFVGKTVSLNFSVTCDGSSTSKVTLILQDQNAFNVTFDELTFSNNNDNDSVSEIMNVNVTGTQLIISQFTIVSIAVGDENREPTTLILYYIKVMRVPNRLGQIVRYLVTAAVVVTIWLIGVTTDVKIIIGILKRPFGIIIGMLCQFVIMPFTAWSLAKLFQIEGAAAVGLVLDGSCPGGTNSNLFSVLLDVDFVLSITMTFFSTVLALAMMPLNLLIYASSFTSAGEQIPTPFLDIFIQLLFLVIPVSIGVFLGWRWPKMRDVAEKYIKPVSALVVTVLICTDLPFNLFIFYSPWQYYCACVIFPMIGATAGFIISKVSRLTTKRAVTVAIETGVQNALIAVTVLGISYPQPEADLAIRLPYLILIFTTIQGISLVIVYTLLKKFYWHGVPYDDDDDDDTETGQYDVSGDKKKETEQKEEPSRSSVFTISKNDANGDHKEDDFDVVDLGPKVTSAKTNSAYIVD, encoded by the coding sequence ATGGCAGAGGCTGTTAGGAGAGCACCGTGGCTACATCTACCATACGTCTGCTACATTTCTATGCTACTCCTTGGTATTGCTCATGCCGACTGCAGGTTGGAAAACTACCAGCAGAACGAAAATTCCACCTCTCTTTTTGTTGGTAAGACTGTTAGCCTCAATTTCTCGGTGACCTGTGACGGAAGTAGCACCTCAAAGGTCACACTCATACTACAAGATCAAAATGCATTCAACGTTACTTTCGACGAACTTACCTTTAGCAACAACAACGACAACGACTCGGTCAGTGAGATAATGAACGTGAACGTCACAGGTACACAACTCATCATCTCCCAGTTCACAATCGTCAGCATAGCTGTCGGCGACGAGAATCGGGAACCAACAACACTTATCCTGTATTACATCAAAGTGATGCGTGTTCCGAATAGACTCGGTCAAATTGTGCGTTACCTTGTTACAGCAGCTGTTGTCGTGACCATCTGGTTGATTGGGGTCACCACCGACGTCAAGATAATAATCGGAATTCTCAAACGTCCATTCGGCATCATAATTGGAATGCTCTGCCAGTTTGTCATCATGCCCTTCACTGCCTGGTCACTAGCAAAGCTCTTCCAAATCGAGGGTGCGGCTGCCGTGGGGCTCGTCCTAGATGGGTCCTGTCCGGGAGGTACGAACAGTAACCTCTTCAGTGTATTGCTCGATGTAGATTTTGTTCTCAGTATCACTATGACCTTCTTCTCAACTGTACTTGCTCTGGCGATGATGCCGCTTAATCTTCTGATTTATGCGTCCTCTTTTACTTCTGCCGGTGAGCAGATTCCTACTCCGTTTCTGGATATCTTTATACAGCTTCTGTTCCTTGTTATCCCAGTCAGTATAGGAGTGTTCCTTGGATGGCGTTGGCCAAAGATGAGGGATGTGGctgaaaaatatatcaaaccCGTCTCGGCGTTAGTTGTCACGGTTTTAATCTGTACCGATTTACCTTTTAACTTGTTCATCTTTTATTCACCATGGCAGTACTACTGCGCATGTGTCATTTTCCCGATGATCGGAGCAACTGCCGGCTTCATCATCTCCAAGGTGTCCAGATTGACAACCAAAAGGGCTGTTACGGTTGCCATAGAAACAGGTGTTCAAAACGCATTGATAGCTGTAACCGTTTTGGGGATCTCCTACCCACAGCCTGAGGCGGACTTAGCAATTCGTCTGCCGTATTTGATTCTCATATTCACCACTATTCAGGGAATTTCTTTGGTAATTGTTTATACccttttaaagaaattttattGGCATGGTGTTCcatacgatgatgatgatgatgatgatacagAGACTGGGCAGTATGACGTCAGTGGTGACAAAAAGAAGGAAACGGAGCAAAAAGAGGAACCTTCACGATCAAGCGTGTTCACAATTTCAAAGAACGACGCAAACGGTGATCATAAAGAAGATGACTTTGATGTAGTCGATTTGGGACCAAAAGTCACTTCTGCAAAGACAAATTCTGCATACATTGTGGATTAA